One Nocardioides luti DNA window includes the following coding sequences:
- a CDS encoding PP2C family protein-serine/threonine phosphatase produces the protein MTQSGQERDEQAPAAAGGLRLDFAAISDVGRVRKDNQDSGYVGPWVLVVCDGVGGAARGDIASATAVQQLRKLDEPPTDDLLGQVAGALHRAHDRIGELVDEDPSLNGTSTTATVALFDGTRLGMGHVGDSRAYLFRDGAISQLTKDHTFVQSLIDEGRITEPESRVHPHRNLILKALDGIHEAEPDLFHVELAAGDRLLLCSDGASGVLDDGRLADILRGGSPDYAAVELVRASLEAGSSDNVTCLVADVVDAATPDEQLQPVLVGAAAELRKRSRGGKAGLFRGHRAGDTGELEPVAGEDPLPDNVPFAISNDPIDPEAARYAPQPPRRFTWFKRLLALAVVVGIAWMGGAAAWTWSQTQYYVGDQDGEVVIFRGVNADLPGLALSKPYETTDVTLDRLSDYDAGTVRDGIEAGSLADARKTVENLAGKQSADTGTSSTDTGTG, from the coding sequence ATGACCCAGTCCGGACAGGAGCGGGACGAGCAGGCTCCGGCGGCCGCCGGCGGCCTCCGCCTCGACTTCGCGGCGATCTCCGACGTCGGCCGGGTCCGCAAGGACAACCAGGACTCCGGGTACGTCGGCCCGTGGGTGCTCGTGGTCTGCGACGGTGTCGGCGGCGCCGCGCGCGGTGACATCGCCTCCGCGACCGCGGTCCAGCAGCTCCGCAAGCTCGACGAGCCCCCGACCGACGACCTGCTGGGCCAGGTGGCCGGCGCCCTGCACCGCGCCCACGACCGGATCGGCGAGCTGGTCGACGAGGACCCCTCGCTCAACGGCACCAGCACCACGGCGACCGTCGCTCTCTTCGACGGCACCCGCCTCGGGATGGGCCACGTCGGCGACAGCCGCGCGTACCTCTTCCGCGACGGCGCGATCAGCCAGCTCACCAAGGACCACACGTTCGTCCAGTCGCTCATCGACGAGGGCCGGATCACCGAGCCCGAGTCGCGCGTGCACCCGCACCGCAACCTGATCCTCAAGGCGCTCGACGGCATCCACGAGGCCGAGCCGGACCTCTTCCACGTCGAGCTGGCCGCCGGTGACCGGCTGCTCCTCTGCAGCGACGGCGCCAGCGGCGTCCTGGACGACGGCCGGCTGGCCGACATCCTGCGCGGCGGCAGCCCGGACTACGCCGCGGTCGAGCTGGTCCGCGCGAGCCTCGAGGCCGGCAGCTCCGACAACGTGACCTGCCTGGTCGCGGACGTCGTCGACGCGGCCACCCCCGACGAGCAGCTCCAGCCGGTGCTGGTCGGCGCGGCCGCCGAGCTGCGCAAGCGCTCCCGCGGCGGCAAGGCCGGGCTCTTCCGCGGCCACCGCGCCGGCGACACCGGGGAGCTCGAGCCGGTCGCGGGCGAGGACCCGCTGCCGGACAACGTCCCGTTCGCGATCTCCAACGACCCGATCGACCCCGAGGCCGCGCGCTACGCCCCGCAGCCGCCGCGCCGGTTCACCTGGTTCAAGCGCCTGCTCGCGCTGGCCGTCGTGGTCGGCATCGCCTGGATGGGCGGCGCGGCCGCCTGGACCTGGAGCCAGACGCAGTACTACGTCGGCGACCAGGACGGCGAGGTCGTGATCTTCCGGGGCGTCAACGCCGACCTGCCGGGCCTGGCCCTGTCGAAGCCCTACGAGACCACCGACGTCACGCTCGACCGGCTCTCCGACTACGACGCGGGCACGGTCCGCGACGGCATCGAGGCCGGCAGCCTCGCCGACGCCCGCAAGACCGTCGAGAACCTCGCCGGCAAGCAGTCCGCCGACACCGGCACCTCCAGCACCGACACGGGGACCGGCTGA
- a CDS encoding FtsW/RodA/SpoVE family cell cycle protein: MAQSSTLLGFVHRRRRGAELFLLVLALLVGVGAYAAVGIGVEGKVPADIVGYGGWLAALVIAAHVVVRVVAPYADPVLLPVVAALNGLGLAVIHRLDLAYETDGRDSTPSGFAQQQLIWMTLGVLLFVAALIILRDHRTLQRFTYTSGLGAILLLLLPMVPGLGKTINGARIWIGVGPFSFQPGEVAKVLLVVAFAGYLVLHRDALALAGRRVVFIDLPRGRDLGPILGMWLVSLGILVFQRDLGSSLLFFGLFLVTLYVATERPGWLVVGSAMFLGGAALAYELFGHVAVRVNVWLNPLYYYDDKHGALSYQPVEAMFGMGWGGLIGRGFGEGSPERVPYANSDFILSSIGEELGLTAVIAVILCYGLIVERALRAALVCRDGFGKLLATGLAAVFALQVFVVIGGVTSLIPLTGLTTPFLSYGGSSLVANWVIIALLLRISDQARRPVPDLSGSDDDAEADSEATQVVKVQ, encoded by the coding sequence ATGGCCCAGAGCTCCACCCTCCTGGGCTTCGTGCACCGCCGCCGGCGGGGCGCCGAGCTGTTCCTGCTCGTGCTCGCGCTGCTCGTCGGCGTGGGCGCCTACGCCGCCGTCGGCATCGGCGTCGAGGGCAAGGTCCCGGCCGACATCGTCGGGTACGGCGGCTGGCTGGCCGCCCTGGTGATCGCCGCGCACGTCGTGGTCCGGGTCGTGGCGCCGTACGCCGACCCCGTGCTGCTCCCCGTCGTCGCCGCCCTCAACGGGCTCGGCCTCGCCGTCATCCACCGGCTCGACCTGGCCTACGAGACCGACGGCCGCGACAGCACGCCGTCCGGCTTCGCCCAGCAGCAGCTGATCTGGATGACGCTCGGCGTGCTGCTGTTCGTGGCCGCGCTGATCATCCTGCGCGACCACCGCACCCTCCAGCGCTTCACCTACACCAGCGGCCTCGGCGCGATCCTGCTCCTGCTGCTGCCGATGGTCCCGGGCCTCGGCAAGACCATCAACGGCGCCCGCATCTGGATCGGCGTCGGCCCCTTCAGCTTCCAGCCCGGCGAGGTCGCGAAGGTGCTGCTGGTCGTGGCCTTCGCGGGCTACCTCGTGCTGCACCGCGACGCCCTGGCCCTGGCGGGGCGCCGCGTCGTCTTCATCGACCTGCCCCGCGGCCGCGACCTCGGCCCGATCCTCGGCATGTGGCTGGTCAGCCTCGGCATCCTGGTCTTCCAGCGCGACCTCGGCTCCAGCCTGCTGTTCTTCGGCCTCTTCCTCGTGACGCTGTACGTCGCCACCGAGCGCCCCGGCTGGCTGGTCGTCGGCAGCGCGATGTTCCTCGGCGGCGCCGCGCTGGCCTACGAGCTGTTCGGCCACGTGGCGGTCCGCGTCAACGTCTGGCTGAACCCGCTCTACTACTACGACGACAAGCACGGCGCGCTGAGCTACCAGCCCGTCGAGGCGATGTTCGGCATGGGCTGGGGCGGCCTGATCGGCCGCGGCTTCGGCGAGGGCAGCCCCGAGCGGGTGCCCTACGCCAACTCCGACTTCATCCTCAGCTCGATCGGCGAGGAGCTCGGCCTGACCGCCGTCATCGCGGTCATCCTCTGCTACGGCCTGATCGTCGAGCGCGCCCTGCGCGCGGCCCTGGTGTGCCGCGACGGCTTCGGCAAGCTGCTCGCCACCGGCCTGGCCGCCGTCTTCGCGCTCCAGGTCTTCGTCGTCATCGGCGGTGTCACCAGCCTGATCCCGCTCACCGGTCTGACCACGCCGTTCCTGTCGTACGGCGGCTCCTCCCTCGTCGCGAACTGGGTGATCATCGCGTTGCTGCTCCGCATCTCCGACCAGGCCCGTCGCCCCGTCCCCGACCTCTCGGGCTCGGACGACGACGCCGAGGCCGACTCCGAGGCCACCCAGGTGGTGAAGGTCCAGTGA
- a CDS encoding penicillin-binding transpeptidase domain-containing protein — protein sequence MNKPIRTISIFCLLLFLALMLNATYLQYYKASSLDNDPRNRRVVVASYARERGAILVGRTPVAESKPSDDQYKFQRTYAQPFKYAPITGFFSYYNQTGIEQKQNDVLSGDDSLLFVTKLVDLLSNDASKGGSVQLTIDPDAQTAAFDGLSALPGDVEGSVVALEPRTGKILAMVSLPTYDPNKLASHDLSSVSSSYEALSQDPSEPLLNRAIQTRLPPGSTFKIVTAAAAIESGNYDASSQVPGGAEYTPPQTDNVIDNEGRDCGTGRIPFAQALENSCNTTFAALANEVGAEKMAEQAEAFGFNSHYLDDLGPQAESAFPTDPNLSPAFVAQTGIGQYEVAATPLQMAMVAAGIANGGTVMKPYLVDEVQSPELDVLKKTEPSELSQAVSASTASELTKLMVSTVDDGTANPAAIPGVEVAGKTGTAQSGQDNVPPYAWFVSFAPADDPQVAVAVMIQKAGIPRDEIAGGVYGGPIAKAVMEAILQ from the coding sequence GTGAACAAGCCGATCCGCACCATCTCGATCTTCTGCCTGCTGCTGTTCCTGGCGCTGATGCTGAACGCGACCTACCTGCAGTACTACAAGGCCTCGAGCCTCGACAACGACCCGCGCAACCGGCGCGTGGTGGTGGCGTCGTACGCCCGCGAGCGCGGCGCGATCCTCGTCGGCCGCACCCCGGTCGCGGAGAGCAAGCCGTCCGACGACCAGTACAAGTTCCAGCGCACCTACGCACAGCCCTTCAAGTACGCCCCGATCACCGGGTTCTTCTCGTACTACAACCAGACCGGCATCGAGCAGAAGCAGAACGACGTGCTCTCCGGCGACGACTCGCTGCTGTTCGTCACCAAGCTCGTCGACCTGCTCAGCAACGACGCGTCCAAGGGCGGCAGCGTCCAGCTGACGATCGACCCGGACGCCCAGACCGCGGCCTTCGACGGCCTGTCCGCGCTGCCCGGCGACGTCGAGGGCTCGGTCGTCGCCCTCGAGCCGCGGACCGGCAAGATCCTCGCGATGGTCTCGCTGCCGACGTACGACCCGAACAAGCTGGCCAGCCACGACCTCAGCTCGGTGTCCTCGAGCTACGAGGCGCTCAGCCAGGACCCGTCGGAGCCGCTGCTGAACCGCGCGATCCAGACCCGGCTGCCCCCCGGCTCGACGTTCAAGATCGTCACCGCGGCCGCCGCGATCGAGAGCGGCAACTACGACGCCAGCTCGCAGGTGCCCGGCGGCGCGGAGTACACCCCGCCGCAGACCGACAACGTCATCGACAACGAGGGCCGCGACTGCGGCACCGGCCGGATCCCCTTCGCCCAGGCGCTGGAGAACTCCTGCAACACCACCTTCGCGGCGCTGGCCAACGAGGTCGGTGCGGAGAAGATGGCCGAGCAGGCCGAGGCGTTCGGCTTCAACAGCCACTACCTCGACGACCTCGGGCCCCAGGCCGAGTCGGCCTTCCCGACCGACCCGAACCTCTCGCCGGCCTTCGTCGCCCAGACCGGCATCGGTCAGTACGAAGTGGCCGCCACCCCGCTGCAGATGGCCATGGTCGCGGCCGGGATCGCCAACGGTGGCACCGTGATGAAGCCCTACCTCGTCGACGAGGTGCAGTCACCCGAGCTCGACGTGCTCAAGAAGACCGAGCCCAGCGAGCTGTCGCAGGCGGTCTCCGCCTCGACGGCCAGCGAGCTCACCAAGCTGATGGTCTCCACGGTCGACGACGGCACCGCCAACCCGGCCGCGATCCCCGGCGTCGAGGTGGCCGGCAAGACGGGCACCGCCCAGAGCGGCCAGGACAACGTGCCGCCGTACGCCTGGTTCGTCTCGTTCGCCCCGGCCGACGACCCGCAGGTCGCGGTCGCCGTGATGATCCAGAAGGCCGGCATCCCGCGCGACGAGATCGCCGGCGGCGTCTACGGCGGCCCGATCGCCAAGGCCGTGATGGAGGCGATCCTGCAGTGA
- a CDS encoding protein kinase domain-containing protein, producing the protein MSDAPVSERFADDARRYRLDSRIATGGMGEVWRGTDTVLGREVAVKLLKPEYADEPSFRSRFETEARHAASLHHPNVAGVFDFGESTATDGSDAPKPYLVMELVDGQPLSVLLRSGEPLDPVAVRELLAQAADAIGAAHAAGIVHRDVKPANLMVTPDRQVKITDFGIARAAEGLGLTETGQVMGTPQYLSPEQARGQAATPASDVYSLGVVAYECLVGQRPFQAETAIATALAHLNDPIPALPASVPADLAAVVRHALEKNPADRFPDAAAFGAALRDPSTAATEIVGAADGGEQTQVMQGVPPVAGAGAAAGLAGAGLAGAGAGAAAGTPYADPTPTPSEPLAPTPSDHRGGGGAGGRLLLIGVIVAAIIAAVVLVVVLGNASDEAPPTDQPTQKSRTKTKPPKTSDAPSESTSEPTEESSSATPSETPTSEKPTPSETPSETPTPTETPSVTPSADPTPTTPPASSPAASSPAATASAADPSASPGKAGDSGSPTPQPRTERHQR; encoded by the coding sequence GTGAGCGACGCACCCGTGAGCGAGCGGTTCGCCGACGACGCGCGCCGCTACCGCCTCGACTCCCGGATCGCCACGGGCGGGATGGGTGAGGTCTGGCGCGGCACCGACACGGTGCTGGGCCGCGAGGTCGCGGTCAAGCTGCTCAAGCCGGAGTACGCCGACGAGCCGTCGTTCCGCTCGCGCTTCGAGACCGAGGCCCGGCACGCGGCGTCGCTGCACCACCCCAACGTCGCCGGGGTCTTCGACTTCGGCGAGTCGACCGCGACCGACGGGTCGGACGCCCCGAAGCCCTACCTCGTGATGGAGCTCGTCGACGGTCAGCCGCTGTCGGTGCTGCTGCGCTCGGGCGAGCCGCTCGACCCCGTGGCCGTGCGCGAGCTGCTGGCCCAGGCCGCGGACGCGATCGGCGCGGCGCACGCCGCCGGCATCGTCCACCGCGACGTGAAGCCCGCCAACCTGATGGTGACCCCCGACCGGCAGGTCAAGATCACCGACTTCGGCATCGCCCGCGCCGCCGAGGGCCTCGGGCTCACCGAGACCGGCCAGGTGATGGGCACCCCGCAGTACCTCTCCCCCGAGCAGGCCCGCGGCCAGGCCGCGACGCCCGCCTCGGACGTCTACTCGCTCGGCGTCGTCGCCTACGAATGCCTCGTCGGCCAGCGTCCCTTCCAGGCCGAGACCGCGATCGCCACCGCGCTGGCCCACCTCAACGACCCGATCCCCGCGCTGCCCGCCTCGGTCCCGGCGGACCTCGCCGCCGTGGTCCGGCACGCGCTGGAGAAGAACCCCGCCGACCGGTTCCCCGACGCCGCCGCCTTCGGCGCCGCGCTGCGCGACCCCTCGACCGCCGCCACCGAGATCGTCGGCGCCGCCGACGGCGGCGAGCAGACCCAGGTGATGCAGGGCGTCCCGCCGGTCGCCGGTGCGGGTGCCGCCGCCGGGCTCGCCGGAGCGGGCCTCGCCGGAGCCGGTGCGGGCGCCGCCGCCGGCACGCCGTACGCCGACCCCACGCCGACCCCGTCCGAGCCACTCGCCCCGACCCCGTCCGACCACCGCGGCGGTGGGGGTGCCGGCGGCCGGCTGCTCCTCATCGGCGTGATCGTCGCGGCGATCATCGCCGCGGTCGTGCTGGTCGTCGTGCTCGGCAACGCCTCCGACGAGGCCCCGCCGACCGACCAGCCCACGCAGAAGTCGCGCACGAAGACCAAGCCGCCCAAGACCAGCGACGCACCGTCGGAGTCCACCTCGGAGCCGACCGAGGAGTCGTCGTCGGCCACGCCGTCCGAGACGCCGACCTCCGAGAAGCCCACGCCGTCCGAGACCCCGAGCGAGACCCCCACCCCGACCGAGACGCCGAGCGTGACGCCCAGCGCCGACCCCACGCCGACGACCCCGCCGGCGTCCTCGCCCGCCGCCTCGTCCCCGGCGGCCACGGCCTCGGCGGCCGACCCCTCGGCCAGCCCCGGGAAGGCCGGGGACAGCGGCTCGCCCACCCCGCAGCCCCGCACGGAGAGGCACCAGCGATGA
- the pknB gene encoding Stk1 family PASTA domain-containing Ser/Thr kinase, with protein sequence MSNQQPTVGGRYELGELLGRGGMAEVRKGTDTRLGRVVAVKRLRTDLASDATFQARFRREAQSSASLNHPAIVAVYDTGEEMSTDGSEVAQPYIVMEYVAGRTLRDIIREGRKILPERALEISSGVLSALDYSHRAGIIHRDIKPGNVMLTPSGDVKVMDFGIARAISDASSTMTQTAAVVGTAQYLSPEQARGETVDSRSDVYSAGCLLYELLTGRPPFVGDSPVAVAYQHVREPAVPPSDHDTDLPPEIDAIVMKALAKRLEDRYQSAAAMRSDIERYLAGRPVHATVPPQPPAATQVVPAVAPVPVDATSVRTPVYDEDEDRSRAGLWVVLGLLVLLLIGGAAYLLPRMFDSAPDQVQVPSIVGLTEKQARAAIGDAGLSVGTVDPQNSDTVKEGRVISQEPDRDLYLDPGASVDFVVSLGKPEVSVPSVVGSTRQDAKTVLESAGFKVTQQERDSDVTKGQVVATSPPAGTQVEEGAEITIFYSDGPEKIPNVVGMQQAQAEQALRDAGFIPDVIETPDTTEPKGTVIKQSPPAGQTDQQGTVVTIQVSSYEKPSESPSPSESTSPTATPSDPATSLPPTP encoded by the coding sequence ATGAGCAACCAGCAGCCCACCGTCGGTGGCCGGTACGAGCTCGGCGAGCTCCTCGGCCGCGGCGGCATGGCCGAGGTCCGCAAGGGCACCGACACCCGCCTGGGGCGGGTCGTCGCGGTCAAGCGGTTGCGCACCGACCTCGCGAGCGACGCGACCTTCCAGGCCCGCTTCCGCCGCGAGGCGCAGTCGTCGGCCTCGCTGAACCACCCCGCGATCGTCGCGGTCTACGACACCGGCGAGGAGATGTCGACCGACGGGTCGGAGGTCGCCCAGCCCTACATCGTGATGGAGTACGTCGCCGGCCGGACCCTGCGCGACATCATCCGCGAGGGCCGCAAGATCCTGCCCGAGCGCGCCCTCGAGATCAGCAGCGGCGTCCTCTCGGCCCTCGACTACAGCCACCGCGCGGGGATCATCCATCGCGACATCAAGCCCGGCAACGTGATGCTCACGCCCAGCGGCGACGTCAAGGTCATGGACTTCGGCATCGCTCGCGCGATCAGCGACGCCTCGTCCACGATGACCCAGACCGCGGCCGTGGTCGGCACCGCGCAGTACCTCTCCCCCGAGCAGGCCCGCGGCGAGACCGTGGACTCCCGCTCGGACGTCTACTCCGCCGGCTGCCTGCTCTACGAGCTGCTCACCGGCCGCCCGCCCTTCGTCGGCGACAGCCCGGTCGCGGTGGCCTACCAGCACGTCCGCGAGCCGGCCGTGCCGCCGTCGGACCACGACACCGACCTGCCGCCCGAGATCGACGCGATCGTGATGAAGGCGCTCGCGAAGCGCCTCGAGGACCGCTACCAGTCGGCCGCCGCGATGCGCAGCGACATCGAGCGCTACCTCGCCGGCCGCCCGGTGCACGCGACCGTGCCTCCGCAGCCGCCGGCCGCGACCCAGGTCGTCCCCGCCGTCGCCCCGGTGCCGGTGGACGCCACCAGCGTCCGGACCCCGGTCTACGACGAGGACGAGGACCGCAGCCGCGCCGGCCTGTGGGTCGTGCTCGGGCTGCTCGTGCTGCTGCTGATCGGCGGGGCGGCGTACCTCCTGCCCCGGATGTTCGACAGCGCGCCCGACCAGGTCCAGGTCCCGAGCATCGTGGGGCTCACCGAGAAGCAGGCGCGCGCCGCGATCGGCGACGCCGGGCTGTCGGTGGGCACCGTCGACCCTCAGAACAGCGACACGGTCAAGGAGGGGCGGGTGATCAGCCAGGAGCCGGACCGCGACCTCTACCTCGACCCCGGTGCCTCCGTCGACTTCGTCGTCTCGCTCGGCAAGCCCGAGGTGAGCGTGCCGTCCGTCGTCGGGTCGACCCGGCAGGACGCGAAGACCGTGCTCGAGAGCGCCGGCTTCAAGGTGACCCAGCAGGAGCGGGACTCCGACGTGACCAAGGGCCAGGTCGTGGCGACCTCGCCGCCGGCCGGGACCCAGGTCGAGGAGGGCGCGGAGATCACGATCTTCTACTCCGACGGCCCCGAGAAGATCCCGAACGTCGTCGGCATGCAGCAGGCCCAGGCCGAGCAGGCGCTGCGCGACGCCGGCTTCATCCCGGACGTGATCGAGACGCCGGACACCACCGAGCCCAAGGGCACCGTGATCAAGCAGAGCCCGCCGGCCGGTCAGACCGACCAGCAGGGCACCGTCGTCACGATCCAGGTGTCGTCGTACGAAAAGCCCTCGGAGAGCCCCTCGCCCAGCGAGTCGACCTCGCCCACCGCGACCCCGAGCGATCCCGCCACCTCGCTGCCGCCGACGCCCTGA
- a CDS encoding DUF881 domain-containing protein yields MTRTIDERPAGEHPEHHAAPSHTRRPHRAWGPWRIGTPLAVLLCGGLFVVSAENSEGTDLRPGRYTDLASLVSNEARTYAGLQQRVKDLNADVAILTNSVNDKEVKRYQRKIERLKDPAGLVPRSGPGVTVTLSDAPEDVINSTSLDLNYLVVHQQDIQAVVNAMWQAGARAVTVQGQRVVSTTGIKCEGNAVQLQGVPYSQPYVISAVGDQGALLTALDDDAYLKVYREQADNPEISVGYDLALEDEITAPAYDGLLDLTYATPLR; encoded by the coding sequence GTGACGCGCACGATCGACGAGCGGCCCGCCGGGGAGCACCCCGAGCACCACGCCGCGCCCAGCCACACCCGGCGCCCCCACCGCGCCTGGGGCCCCTGGCGGATCGGCACGCCCCTGGCGGTCCTGCTGTGCGGTGGCCTGTTCGTCGTCAGTGCCGAGAACAGCGAGGGCACCGACCTGCGACCCGGTCGCTACACCGACCTGGCGTCCCTGGTGAGCAACGAGGCGAGGACGTACGCCGGCCTCCAGCAGCGGGTCAAGGACCTCAACGCCGACGTCGCGATCCTGACGAACTCGGTGAACGACAAGGAGGTCAAGCGCTACCAGCGCAAGATCGAGCGCCTCAAGGACCCCGCCGGGCTGGTCCCGCGCTCCGGGCCCGGCGTCACGGTCACGCTCTCCGACGCGCCCGAGGACGTCATCAACTCCACCTCGCTCGACCTGAACTACCTCGTCGTGCACCAGCAGGACATCCAGGCGGTCGTCAACGCCATGTGGCAGGCCGGTGCGCGCGCGGTGACCGTCCAGGGCCAGCGGGTCGTGTCGACCACCGGCATCAAGTGCGAGGGCAACGCCGTGCAGCTGCAGGGCGTGCCGTACTCCCAGCCCTACGTCATCTCCGCCGTCGGTGACCAGGGCGCGCTGCTCACGGCGCTCGACGACGACGCCTACCTCAAGGTCTACCGCGAGCAGGCCGACAACCCCGAGATCTCCGTCGGCTACGACCTCGCCCTCGAGGACGAGATCACCGCGCCGGCGTACGACGGGCTCCTCGACCTCACCTACGCGACGCCGCTGCGCTGA
- a CDS encoding cell division protein CrgA, with the protein MAKSKLPKERDLLAPVRGPVFSVRFIVAVALMVLGIAWIAYYYLVVRVDPTVLPAPKAGSPAFMADLKNWNYLIGFGALMIGLMVAAHPDTPLGRGRGVVVGMLGCFLIGLLWICTFYVISDNVSRVAIFNDLGQYNLLVGIAFMAVGFTFATRWE; encoded by the coding sequence GTGGCCAAGTCGAAGTTGCCCAAGGAGCGGGACCTGCTGGCCCCGGTCCGCGGACCCGTCTTCTCGGTGCGGTTCATCGTCGCCGTGGCCCTGATGGTGCTGGGCATCGCCTGGATCGCCTACTACTACCTCGTGGTGCGGGTCGACCCGACCGTGCTCCCCGCCCCGAAGGCCGGCAGCCCGGCGTTCATGGCGGACCTGAAGAACTGGAACTACCTCATCGGCTTCGGCGCCCTGATGATCGGCCTGATGGTCGCGGCGCACCCCGACACCCCGCTCGGCCGCGGCCGCGGCGTGGTCGTCGGCATGCTCGGCTGCTTCCTCATCGGGCTGCTGTGGATCTGCACGTTCTACGTCATCAGCGACAACGTCTCCCGGGTCGCGATCTTCAACGACCTCGGCCAGTACAACCTGCTCGTCGGCATCGCCTTCATGGCCGTCGGCTTCACCTTCGCCACCCGCTGGGAGTGA
- a CDS encoding rhomboid family intramembrane serine protease, with translation MRDAAVGFQCPSCIAEGRKSTRSGRTAYGGLRPSNAGITSMVLIGINVVVWLAMLATGGARSRLYNLLALLPEGRCVPSGQPSAYFPGISSEAVCNAAPTREWVLGVSDGAYWQLLTSAFAHVEVWHIGFNMLALWVLGPQLELAIGRARFLALYLLSALSGSALVYWVAPGAGSTLGASGAIFGLMGALLVLALKVGGQMQQLLIWIGINFVITIAIPNVSWQGHLGGFLGGVVIAAVLVWSPRPRRTLWQSLGLGAVLVVLVVAVLLRTATLA, from the coding sequence ATGCGCGACGCCGCCGTCGGCTTCCAGTGCCCGTCCTGCATCGCGGAGGGCCGCAAGTCCACGCGCAGCGGCCGGACGGCGTACGGCGGCCTCCGGCCGAGCAACGCCGGCATCACCTCGATGGTGCTCATCGGGATCAACGTCGTGGTCTGGCTCGCGATGCTCGCCACCGGCGGCGCCCGCAGCCGGCTGTACAACCTGCTCGCCCTCCTGCCCGAAGGCCGCTGCGTCCCGTCGGGCCAGCCGAGCGCCTACTTCCCGGGGATCAGCAGCGAGGCCGTCTGCAACGCCGCGCCCACCCGCGAGTGGGTGCTGGGCGTCAGTGACGGCGCCTACTGGCAGCTGCTGACCAGCGCGTTCGCGCACGTCGAGGTCTGGCACATCGGCTTCAACATGCTCGCCCTGTGGGTCCTCGGCCCCCAGCTCGAGCTCGCGATCGGGCGCGCGCGCTTCCTCGCGCTCTACCTGCTCTCCGCGCTGTCCGGCTCGGCGCTCGTCTACTGGGTCGCCCCCGGGGCCGGCTCCACGCTCGGCGCCTCCGGCGCGATCTTCGGCCTGATGGGCGCGCTGCTCGTGCTGGCCCTCAAGGTCGGCGGCCAGATGCAGCAGCTGCTGATCTGGATCGGCATCAACTTCGTGATCACGATCGCGATCCCCAACGTCTCCTGGCAGGGCCACCTCGGCGGCTTCCTCGGCGGCGTCGTCATCGCCGCCGTCCTGGTCTGGTCGCCCCGCCCCCGCCGCACGCTGTGGCAGTCCCTAGGCCTCGGCGCCGTCCTCGTGGTCCTCGTCGTGGCCGTGCTGCTCCGCACCGCCACCCTCGCCTGA
- a CDS encoding peptidylprolyl isomerase — MADQQAILKTTQGDITINLFPDHAPATVENFTGLAEGTKSYDAGNGRSGPFYDGLGFHRIIEGFMIQGGCPQGTGTGGPGYTFKDEPHPELTFDKPYLLAMANAGPGTNGSQFFITLAPTTWLNFKHTIFGEVADQASRDVVDALGKVATGPGDRPKDAVGIETVEIVRS; from the coding sequence ATGGCTGACCAGCAGGCCATCTTGAAGACCACGCAGGGCGACATCACGATCAACCTGTTCCCGGACCACGCGCCGGCCACGGTCGAGAACTTCACCGGCCTCGCCGAGGGCACCAAGTCCTACGACGCCGGCAACGGCCGCAGCGGTCCGTTCTACGACGGCCTCGGCTTCCACCGGATCATCGAGGGCTTCATGATCCAGGGCGGCTGCCCCCAGGGCACCGGCACCGGCGGCCCCGGCTACACGTTCAAGGACGAGCCGCACCCCGAGCTCACCTTCGACAAGCCCTACCTCCTCGCGATGGCGAACGCCGGCCCCGGCACCAACGGCTCGCAGTTCTTCATCACCCTCGCCCCCACGACGTGGCTGAACTTCAAGCACACGATCTTCGGCGAGGTGGCCGACCAGGCCTCGCGCGACGTCGTCGACGCCCTCGGCAAGGTGGCCACCGGCCCCGGCGACCGCCCGAAGGACGCCGTCGGCATCGAGACCGTCGAGATCGTCCGCTCCTGA